One Kitasatospora sp. NBC_01287 DNA window includes the following coding sequences:
- a CDS encoding GuaB3 family IMP dehydrogenase-related protein: MTEIEIGRGKRGRRAYSFDDIAVVPSRRTRDPKEVSIAWQIDAYRFELPFLAAPMDSVVSPAQAIAIGRLGGLGVLNLEGLWTRYEDPQPLLDEVAAITDEAAATRRLQEIYAAPIQAELIGKRIREVRESGVVTAAALSPQRTAEFSKAVVDAGVDVFVIRGTTVSAEHVSGAAEPLNLKQFIYELDVPVIVGGCATYTAALHLMRTGAAGVLVGFGGGAAHTTRNVLGIQVPMATAVADVAAARRDYMDESGGRYVHVIADGGVGYSGDIAKAVACGADAVMIGAALARATDAPGQGFHWGMEAVHEELPRGKRVNLGTVGTTEEILAGPSHTPDGTMNLFGALRRAMATTGYSELKEFQRVEVTVSHR, encoded by the coding sequence GTGACTGAGATCGAGATCGGGCGGGGCAAGCGCGGCCGGCGGGCGTACTCCTTCGACGACATCGCCGTCGTCCCCAGCCGCCGGACCCGGGACCCGAAGGAGGTCTCGATCGCCTGGCAGATCGACGCCTACCGCTTCGAGCTGCCGTTCCTGGCGGCCCCGATGGACAGCGTGGTCTCGCCCGCGCAGGCCATCGCGATCGGCCGGCTCGGCGGCCTCGGGGTGCTCAACCTCGAAGGCCTGTGGACCCGCTACGAGGACCCGCAGCCGCTGCTCGACGAGGTCGCCGCGATCACCGACGAGGCCGCCGCGACCCGCCGGCTGCAGGAGATCTACGCCGCGCCGATCCAGGCCGAGCTGATCGGCAAGCGGATCAGGGAGGTGCGCGAGTCGGGTGTGGTCACCGCCGCCGCGCTCTCCCCGCAGCGCACCGCCGAGTTCTCCAAGGCGGTCGTGGACGCGGGTGTGGACGTCTTCGTGATCCGCGGCACCACCGTCTCCGCCGAGCACGTCTCCGGCGCGGCCGAGCCGCTCAACCTCAAGCAGTTCATCTACGAGCTGGACGTGCCGGTGATCGTCGGCGGCTGCGCCACCTACACCGCCGCGCTGCACCTGATGCGCACCGGCGCGGCCGGCGTGCTGGTCGGCTTCGGCGGCGGCGCCGCGCACACCACCCGCAACGTGCTGGGCATCCAGGTCCCGATGGCCACCGCCGTCGCGGACGTGGCCGCCGCGCGCCGCGACTACATGGACGAGTCCGGCGGTCGCTACGTGCACGTGATCGCGGACGGCGGCGTCGGCTACAGCGGCGACATCGCCAAGGCGGTCGCCTGCGGCGCGGACGCCGTGATGATCGGCGCCGCGCTGGCCCGCGCCACCGACGCGCCGGGCCAGGGCTTCCACTGGGGCATGGAGGCGGTGCACGAGGAGCTGCCGCGCGGCAAGCGGGTCAACCTCGGCACGGTGGGCACCACCGAGGAGATCCTGGCCGGACCCTCGCACACCCCCGACGGCACGATGAACCTGTTCGGCGCGCTGCGCCGGGCGATGGCCACCACCGGCTACTCGGAGCTCAAGGAGTTCCAGCGGGTCGAGGTGACGGTCAGCCACCGCTGA
- the guaB gene encoding IMP dehydrogenase, translated as MSLNAAGVPEKFAMLGLTYDDVLLLPGASHVLPNQVDTSSRVSRNVRVNIPLLSAAMDKVTEARMAIAMARQGGVGVLHRNLSIEDQANQVDLVKRSESGMVTDPITVGPETTLAEADALCAKFRISGVPIADPDGRLLGIVTNRDMAFEANRDIKVREIMTPMPLITGKVGISGEEAIGLLRRHKIEKLPLVDDEGRIKGLITVKDFVKAEKYPNAAKDAEGRLLVGAAVGASSEAFDRAQALVAAGVDFLVVDTSHGHSHNALEWIAKIKSAVGVDVVGGNVATRDGAQALIDAGVDGVKVGVGPGSICTTRVVAGIGVPQVTAIYEAAVACQAAGVPVIGDGGLQYSGDIGKALAAGADTVMLGSLLAGCEESPGELLFINGKQFKSYRGMGSLGAMQSRGQGRSYSKDRYFQAEVASDDKLVPEGIEGQVPYRGPLSAVLHQLVGGLRQTMGYVGAATVAEMESKGRFVRITSAGLKESHPHDIQMTVEAPNYTSR; from the coding sequence ATGTCTCTTAACGCCGCAGGCGTACCCGAGAAGTTCGCGATGCTCGGACTCACGTACGACGACGTCCTGCTGCTGCCCGGGGCGTCCCACGTCCTGCCGAACCAGGTGGACACCTCCTCCCGTGTCTCGCGCAACGTCCGGGTGAACATCCCGCTGCTCTCCGCCGCGATGGACAAGGTCACCGAGGCCCGGATGGCGATCGCGATGGCCCGCCAGGGCGGCGTCGGCGTGCTGCACCGCAACCTCTCCATCGAGGACCAGGCCAACCAGGTGGACCTGGTCAAGCGCTCCGAGTCCGGCATGGTCACCGACCCGATCACGGTCGGCCCCGAGACGACGCTCGCCGAGGCGGACGCGCTCTGCGCCAAGTTCCGGATCAGCGGCGTGCCGATCGCCGACCCGGACGGCCGGCTGCTGGGCATCGTCACCAACCGCGACATGGCCTTCGAGGCCAACCGCGACATCAAGGTCCGCGAGATCATGACCCCGATGCCGCTGATCACCGGCAAGGTCGGCATCTCCGGCGAGGAGGCCATCGGCCTGCTGCGCCGCCACAAGATCGAGAAGCTGCCGCTGGTCGACGACGAGGGCCGGATCAAGGGCCTGATCACGGTCAAGGACTTCGTCAAGGCCGAGAAGTACCCGAACGCCGCCAAGGACGCCGAGGGCCGGCTGCTGGTCGGCGCCGCGGTGGGCGCCAGCTCCGAGGCCTTCGACCGCGCGCAGGCCCTGGTCGCGGCCGGCGTGGACTTCCTGGTGGTGGACACCTCGCACGGCCACAGCCACAACGCGCTGGAGTGGATCGCCAAGATCAAGTCGGCGGTCGGGGTCGACGTGGTCGGCGGCAACGTGGCGACCCGGGACGGTGCCCAGGCGCTGATCGACGCGGGCGTGGACGGGGTCAAGGTCGGCGTCGGCCCCGGCTCGATCTGCACCACCCGCGTGGTGGCCGGCATCGGCGTGCCGCAGGTGACGGCGATCTACGAGGCCGCGGTGGCCTGCCAGGCGGCGGGCGTGCCGGTGATCGGCGACGGCGGCCTGCAGTACTCGGGCGACATCGGCAAGGCGCTGGCGGCCGGCGCCGACACCGTGATGCTCGGCTCGCTGCTGGCGGGCTGCGAGGAGTCGCCGGGCGAGCTGCTGTTCATCAACGGCAAGCAGTTCAAGTCCTACCGCGGCATGGGCTCGCTGGGTGCGATGCAGTCGCGCGGCCAGGGCCGCTCGTACTCCAAGGACCGCTACTTCCAGGCCGAGGTCGCCTCGGACGACAAGCTGGTCCCCGAGGGCATCGAGGGCCAGGTGCCCTACCGCGGCCCGCTGTCGGCCGTGCTGCACCAGCTGGTCGGCGGTCTGCGGCAGACCATGGGCTACGTGGGCGCGGCCACCGTCGCGGAGATGGAGAGCAAGGGCCGGTTCGTCCGGATCACCTCGGCGGGGCTCAAGGAGAGCCACCCGCACGACATCCAGATGACCGTCGAGGCACCGAACTACACCAGCCGGTAA
- the shbA gene encoding RNA polymerase sigma factor ShbA yields MRDDEAADSGEAAPADAVPSNSGARGRRSSSAAGTPGTSPLVAELVAAAVRGEGPATDALLAYVHPLVLRYCRGRLVRLPGGARHHVDDVAQEVCVAVLCALPRYRDEGRPFEAFVYSIAAHKIADLQRAAMRGPGSTVIPPDDLPEVPDEALGPEERALLSSDAAWMRELLSNLPARQRELVLLRIAAGLSAEETGEMLGMSPGAVRVAQHRALSRLRALAEESA; encoded by the coding sequence ATGCGCGACGACGAGGCCGCCGACTCCGGCGAGGCAGCACCGGCCGATGCCGTCCCCAGCAACTCCGGGGCCCGCGGCCGAAGGTCGTCCTCGGCTGCCGGTACGCCCGGCACCTCTCCGCTGGTCGCCGAGCTGGTGGCGGCGGCGGTACGGGGCGAGGGTCCGGCCACTGACGCCCTGTTGGCCTACGTCCATCCGCTGGTGCTGCGCTACTGTCGCGGCCGGCTGGTGCGGCTGCCCGGTGGGGCCCGGCACCACGTGGACGACGTGGCCCAGGAGGTCTGCGTGGCGGTGCTCTGCGCGCTGCCGCGCTACCGGGACGAGGGGCGCCCGTTCGAAGCCTTCGTCTACAGCATCGCCGCGCACAAGATCGCCGACCTGCAGCGGGCCGCGATGCGCGGGCCCGGCTCCACGGTGATCCCGCCGGACGACCTGCCCGAGGTGCCGGACGAGGCGCTCGGCCCAGAGGAGCGCGCGCTGCTCAGCAGCGACGCCGCCTGGATGCGCGAGCTGCTCTCCAACCTGCCGGCCCGTCAGCGCGAGCTGGTGCTGCTGCGGATCGCCGCCGGGCTCTCGGCGGAGGAGACCGGGGAGATGCTCGGCATGTCGCCGGGGGCGGTCCGGGTCGCCCAGCACCGCGCGCTCAGCCGTTTGCGGGCGCTCGCGGAGGAGTCCGCGTAG
- the groL gene encoding chaperonin GroEL (60 kDa chaperone family; promotes refolding of misfolded polypeptides especially under stressful conditions; forms two stacked rings of heptamers to form a barrel-shaped 14mer; ends can be capped by GroES; misfolded proteins enter the barrel where they are refolded when GroES binds) — protein MAKILQFDEDARRSLERGVNKLADTVKVTIGPKGRNVVIDKKFGAPTITNDGVTIAREVELDDPYENLGAQLVKEVATKTNDVAGDGTTTATVLAQALVNEGLRNVAAGAGPAALKKGIDKAVAAVTEHLLSIAREIEGKDDVAAVASLSAQDPQVGELIAEAIDKVGKDGVITVEESNTFGVELDFTEGMQFDKGYLSPYFVTDAERQEAVLEDPYILINQGKISSIQELLPLLEKILQGGTSKPLLIIAEDVDGEALSTLVVNKIRGTFNAVAVKAPGFGDRRKAILGDLAVLTGATVISEEVGLKLEQAGLDVLGSARRVTITKDETTIVDGAGDSEAVAGRVGQIKAEIASTDSDWDREKLQERLAKLAGGVCVIKVGAATEVELKERKHRLEDAISATRAAVEEGIVAGGGASLVHAQKVLDGGLGLTGDEATGVSVVRKALAEPLRWIAQNAGLEGYVITHKVAELEAGFGYNAATGEYGDLLKAGVIDPVKVTRSALENAASIASLLLTTETLVVEKPADEEAAAGHSHGGHGHSH, from the coding sequence ATGGCGAAGATCCTGCAGTTCGACGAGGACGCCCGCCGCTCGCTGGAGCGCGGTGTCAACAAGCTGGCCGACACCGTCAAGGTGACCATCGGCCCCAAGGGCCGCAACGTCGTCATCGACAAGAAGTTCGGTGCGCCGACCATCACCAACGACGGTGTCACCATCGCCCGCGAGGTCGAGCTGGACGACCCGTACGAGAACCTCGGCGCGCAGCTCGTCAAGGAGGTCGCCACCAAGACCAACGACGTCGCGGGTGACGGCACCACCACCGCCACCGTGCTGGCCCAGGCCCTGGTCAACGAGGGTCTGCGCAACGTCGCCGCCGGTGCCGGCCCGGCCGCCCTGAAGAAGGGCATCGACAAGGCCGTCGCCGCCGTCACCGAGCACCTGCTCTCGATCGCCCGCGAGATCGAGGGCAAGGACGACGTCGCCGCCGTCGCCTCGCTCTCCGCGCAGGACCCGCAGGTCGGCGAGCTGATCGCCGAGGCGATCGACAAGGTCGGCAAGGACGGTGTGATCACCGTCGAGGAGTCCAACACCTTCGGCGTGGAGCTGGACTTCACCGAGGGCATGCAGTTCGACAAGGGCTACCTGTCGCCGTACTTCGTCACCGACGCCGAGCGTCAGGAAGCGGTCCTCGAGGACCCGTACATCCTGATCAACCAGGGCAAGATCTCCTCGATCCAGGAGCTGCTCCCGCTGCTGGAGAAGATCCTCCAGGGCGGCACCTCCAAGCCGCTGCTGATCATCGCCGAGGACGTGGACGGCGAGGCGCTCTCCACCCTCGTGGTGAACAAGATCCGCGGCACCTTCAACGCGGTGGCCGTCAAGGCCCCGGGCTTCGGTGACCGCCGCAAGGCGATCCTGGGCGACCTGGCCGTGCTGACCGGCGCCACCGTGATCTCCGAGGAGGTCGGCCTCAAGCTCGAGCAGGCCGGTCTGGACGTGCTGGGCTCCGCCCGCCGGGTGACCATCACCAAGGACGAGACCACCATCGTCGACGGCGCCGGTGACAGCGAGGCCGTTGCCGGCCGCGTCGGCCAGATCAAGGCCGAGATCGCCTCGACCGACTCCGACTGGGACCGCGAGAAGCTGCAGGAGCGCCTGGCCAAGCTGGCCGGCGGGGTCTGCGTGATCAAGGTCGGCGCCGCCACCGAGGTGGAGCTCAAGGAGCGCAAGCACCGCCTGGAGGACGCCATCTCGGCGACCCGTGCCGCGGTCGAGGAGGGCATCGTCGCCGGTGGTGGCGCCTCCCTCGTGCACGCGCAGAAGGTGCTCGACGGCGGCCTGGGCCTGACCGGCGACGAGGCGACCGGTGTCTCGGTGGTCCGCAAGGCGCTCGCCGAGCCGCTGCGCTGGATCGCCCAGAACGCGGGCCTCGAGGGCTACGTCATCACCCACAAGGTCGCCGAGCTGGAGGCGGGCTTCGGCTACAACGCCGCCACCGGCGAGTACGGCGACCTGCTGAAGGCCGGCGTCATCGACCCGGTCAAGGTCACCCGCTCCGCCCTGGAGAACGCCGCCTCGATCGCCTCGCTGCTGCTCACCACCGAGACCCTCGTGGTGGAGAAGCCCGCCGACGAGGAGGCCGCGGCCGGCCACTCGCACGGCGGCCACGGCCACTCGCACTGA
- a CDS encoding response regulator transcription factor, producing MTSVLVCDDSPLAREALRRAVATVPGVDRVTTATNGEEVLRRWVADRSDLVLMDVRMPGLGGVETVRRLLSADPGARIIMLTVAEDLDGVALAVAAGARGYLHKDASRAELRATVTQALADPTWRLAPRRLRSPDMGAAPTLTAREIQVLEGMSHGRSNAEIGRELFLSEDTVKTHARRLFKKLGASDRAHAVALGFRWGLVR from the coding sequence ATGACTTCCGTTCTCGTTTGCGACGATTCACCGCTCGCCCGGGAGGCGCTGCGCCGTGCGGTGGCGACCGTGCCGGGTGTCGACCGGGTGACCACGGCGACGAACGGTGAGGAGGTCCTCCGCCGCTGGGTGGCCGACCGCTCCGATCTCGTCCTGATGGACGTCCGGATGCCCGGACTGGGCGGGGTGGAGACGGTGCGGCGGCTGCTGTCCGCCGACCCGGGCGCCCGGATCATCATGCTCACCGTCGCCGAGGACCTGGACGGCGTGGCGCTCGCGGTGGCCGCCGGGGCTCGCGGCTACCTGCACAAGGACGCTTCCCGGGCCGAGCTGCGGGCCACGGTCACCCAGGCCCTGGCCGACCCGACCTGGCGGCTGGCGCCGCGCCGGCTGCGCAGCCCCGACATGGGGGCGGCGCCGACCCTGACGGCGCGTGAGATCCAGGTGCTGGAGGGCATGAGCCACGGGCGGAGCAACGCGGAGATCGGCCGCGAGCTCTTCCTCTCCGAGGACACCGTGAAGACGCACGCCCGGCGCCTGTTCAAGAAGCTCGGTGCCTCGGACCGCGCCCACGCGGTGGCACTCGGCTTCCGCTGGGGTCTGGTCCGCTGA
- a CDS encoding LysR family transcriptional regulator: protein MIEARHLRVLRAVARTGSFSAASRELGCTQPAVSQQMKALEKAVGLPLVARSGRGVRLSEAGEVLLKHAAGILAGLSAAEQEVAAIAGLRAGRVRLVSFPTASSTLVPPAVARLRDSHPGVRVSLVEAEPPESLAMLRGGECEIALAFRYPGEHPAAAAAHGSPGSGAAGAPVPRSERAAAVLAAAETAAAGDWSDLVVRPLLDDPLVGLLPAGHPLAGRTAEEPVRLAELAGEQWIAGCPQCRGYLVELCAGAGFAPRIDFATDDYPAVVGLVAAGLGVAVLPRLALAAVRHDAVATVPVHPAAGRPAVREVVALTLPDLAEVPAVGLMLDRLATVAAGR from the coding sequence ATGATCGAGGCTCGTCATCTGCGCGTGCTGCGCGCGGTCGCCCGTACCGGGTCGTTCTCCGCCGCCTCCCGGGAGCTGGGGTGCACCCAGCCGGCCGTCAGCCAGCAGATGAAGGCGCTGGAGAAGGCGGTGGGCCTGCCGCTGGTTGCCCGCTCCGGGCGCGGGGTGCGGCTGAGCGAGGCCGGCGAGGTGCTGCTCAAGCACGCCGCGGGGATCCTGGCCGGGCTCTCGGCGGCCGAGCAGGAGGTGGCCGCGATCGCCGGGCTGCGGGCCGGCCGGGTGCGGCTGGTCTCCTTCCCGACCGCCAGCTCCACCCTGGTGCCGCCCGCCGTCGCCCGACTGCGCGACAGCCATCCGGGGGTGCGCGTGTCGCTGGTGGAGGCCGAGCCGCCGGAGTCGCTGGCGATGCTGCGGGGCGGTGAGTGCGAGATCGCGCTGGCCTTCCGCTACCCGGGTGAGCACCCGGCCGCCGCCGCGGCGCACGGCTCCCCGGGCTCCGGGGCGGCCGGCGCCCCGGTGCCGCGTTCCGAGCGGGCCGCCGCGGTGCTCGCCGCGGCCGAGACGGCCGCGGCGGGGGACTGGTCCGATCTGGTGGTGCGCCCGCTCCTTGACGACCCGTTGGTCGGGCTGCTCCCGGCGGGCCATCCGCTGGCCGGCCGCACCGCCGAGGAGCCGGTGCGGCTGGCCGAGCTGGCCGGCGAGCAGTGGATCGCGGGCTGTCCGCAGTGCCGCGGGTACCTGGTCGAGCTCTGCGCCGGGGCGGGCTTCGCGCCCCGGATCGACTTCGCCACCGACGACTACCCGGCGGTGGTGGGCCTGGTGGCCGCGGGCCTGGGGGTCGCGGTGCTGCCGCGCCTGGCGCTGGCCGCGGTGCGCCACGACGCGGTGGCGACCGTCCCGGTGCACCCGGCTGCCGGGCGACCGGCGGTGCGCGAGGTGGTCGCGCTGACCCTGCCGGACCTGGCCGAGGTGCCGGCCGTCGGGCTCATGCTCGACCGGCTCGCCACGGTGGCGGCCGGTCGTTGA
- a CDS encoding WhiB family transcriptional regulator, with the protein MADFSRLPGPNADLWDWQLSAACRGVDSSLFFHPEGERGAARSSREQSAKEVCMRCPVRTECAAHALAVREPYGVWGGLTEDDREELQGRARNRLAEVPLTMHQ; encoded by the coding sequence ATGGCCGATTTCTCCCGACTCCCCGGTCCGAACGCGGACCTGTGGGACTGGCAGCTCTCCGCCGCCTGCCGCGGTGTGGACAGTTCGCTCTTCTTCCACCCCGAGGGCGAACGCGGCGCCGCGCGCAGCTCCCGCGAGCAGAGCGCGAAGGAGGTCTGCATGCGCTGCCCGGTACGCACCGAGTGCGCGGCCCACGCACTGGCGGTCCGCGAGCCCTACGGCGTCTGGGGCGGCCTCACCGAGGACGACCGCGAGGAGTTGCAGGGCCGTGCCCGCAACCGGTTGGCAGAGGTGCCGCTGACCATGCACCAGTAG
- a CDS encoding serine/threonine-protein kinase — MTQPQGSSGRVLADRYRLDSVLGSGGMGTVWRAEDEMLGRIVAVKELRMHGGVDDDERHRLIVRTLREAKATARIRHTAAVTVFDVVEEDDRPWIVMELVDGRSLAEVVKEDGPVTPARAAEIALELLGVLGAAHSQGILHRDVKPSNVLIGEDGRVVLTDFGIASVEGDTSVTSTGMLVGAPSYISPERARGQKPGPPADLWSLGGTLYAMLEGKPPYDRGSALATLTAVMTEELAVPESAGPLRPVIEGLLEKDPEKRLDASTTRSMLKRIVAEATARAESTTRVALPAADRTRLDLPRPGAGAELVGGTPVAAASEVGPADVRGDAAKRPRPPKQARPGVPGLSTVRVGSKLTPAAAEPAPAPAADPLLVETGTWSRSGTLGTAARWSRRRRRRLLAALVAVLLLVAGGIWLATGGAGGSSAKKGAAPAGTAGGGAAANPSGSAAGAVSAASADRAVPPPASSAAAAAPSSPPAGSAAPSSAAPSSPAPSAGSSGAAIPAGYHLYTDSSGFTIQLPDGLNLDAGSSKDGSHTLRGDGITLQIDWTTTPGASALTNWQIEEKQVSPSITAYQQLQLQAVTGWRFSNAADWEWTFGSGTRQHSLNRGFVTNDRKYGYALYWTANDSDWNSPAISQARDTGFQSFQPAP; from the coding sequence ATGACCCAGCCGCAGGGCAGTTCCGGACGCGTCCTGGCCGACCGGTACCGGCTCGATTCGGTCCTCGGCAGCGGTGGCATGGGGACCGTCTGGCGGGCCGAGGACGAGATGCTCGGCCGGATCGTCGCGGTGAAGGAACTGCGGATGCACGGCGGCGTCGACGACGACGAGCGGCACCGCCTGATCGTCCGTACGCTGCGCGAGGCCAAGGCGACCGCGCGGATCCGGCACACCGCCGCCGTCACCGTCTTCGACGTGGTCGAGGAGGACGACCGGCCGTGGATCGTGATGGAGCTGGTCGACGGCCGCTCGCTGGCCGAGGTGGTCAAGGAGGACGGGCCGGTGACGCCCGCGCGGGCCGCCGAGATCGCCCTCGAACTGCTCGGCGTGCTCGGCGCCGCGCACAGCCAGGGGATCCTGCACCGTGACGTCAAGCCGTCCAACGTGCTGATCGGCGAGGACGGCCGGGTGGTGCTCACCGACTTCGGCATCGCCAGCGTGGAGGGCGACACCTCGGTCACCTCCACCGGCATGCTGGTCGGCGCGCCCTCCTACATATCGCCCGAGCGGGCCCGCGGGCAGAAGCCCGGGCCGCCGGCCGACCTGTGGTCGCTGGGCGGCACCCTGTACGCGATGCTCGAAGGCAAGCCGCCCTACGACCGGGGCTCGGCGCTGGCCACGCTGACCGCCGTGATGACCGAGGAGCTCGCCGTTCCCGAGAGTGCCGGGCCGCTGCGCCCGGTGATCGAAGGGCTGCTGGAGAAGGACCCGGAGAAGCGGCTGGACGCCTCGACCACCCGCTCGATGCTCAAGCGGATCGTCGCGGAGGCGACCGCGCGGGCGGAGTCCACCACCCGGGTGGCGCTGCCCGCCGCCGACCGGACCAGGCTCGACCTGCCGCGGCCCGGGGCCGGGGCGGAGCTCGTGGGTGGCACGCCGGTCGCCGCGGCGTCGGAAGTCGGGCCGGCCGACGTCCGGGGTGATGCGGCCAAGCGGCCCAGGCCGCCCAAGCAGGCCAGGCCGGGCGTGCCGGGCCTGAGCACGGTGCGGGTGGGTAGCAAGCTGACCCCGGCCGCGGCGGAGCCGGCGCCCGCTCCGGCCGCCGATCCGCTGCTGGTGGAGACCGGGACCTGGTCGCGCAGCGGCACCCTGGGGACGGCCGCGCGCTGGTCGCGGCGGCGCCGACGGCGGCTGCTGGCCGCGCTGGTGGCCGTGCTGCTGCTGGTGGCCGGCGGGATCTGGCTGGCGACGGGCGGCGCGGGTGGGTCCTCGGCGAAGAAGGGCGCGGCGCCCGCCGGCACGGCGGGCGGCGGTGCGGCGGCGAACCCGAGCGGTTCGGCGGCCGGCGCGGTGAGCGCGGCCTCCGCCGACCGGGCGGTGCCGCCGCCGGCCTCCTCGGCGGCGGCCGCCGCCCCGAGCAGCCCACCGGCCGGCAGCGCCGCCCCCAGCAGCGCGGCCCCGAGCAGCCCAGCGCCGTCCGCCGGCTCCTCGGGTGCGGCGATCCCGGCCGGCTACCACCTCTACACCGACTCCTCAGGCTTCACCATCCAGCTGCCCGACGGGCTGAACCTGGACGCCGGCTCCTCGAAGGACGGCAGCCACACGCTGCGGGGCGACGGCATCACGCTGCAGATCGACTGGACCACCACGCCGGGCGCCAGCGCGCTGACCAACTGGCAGATCGAGGAGAAGCAGGTGTCGCCCTCGATCACCGCCTACCAGCAGCTCCAGCTGCAGGCGGTCACCGGCTGGCGCTTCTCCAACGCGGCCGACTGGGAGTGGACCTTCGGCTCGGGCACCCGGCAGCACTCACTCAATCGCGGCTTCGTCACGAACGACCGTAAGTACGGTTATGCGCTGTACTGGACAGCGAACGACAGCGACTGGAACTCCCCCGCGATCAGCCAGGCCCGGGACACCGGCTTCCAGAGCTTCCAGCCCGCGCCATAG